The Nostoc commune NIES-4072 genome includes a window with the following:
- a CDS encoding tyrosine-type recombinase/integrase translates to MHETLENSTSSSLALASPVPLIEHPAQVYLATLSPGSRPAMRQALNAIARLLTNSSCDAMTLNWAALRYKHTAAVRSVLSEKYAPAYVNKVLSALRRVLKEALRLEIMDAVDFARAVDIPNVKVTKQLRGRVLTAEEIAQLMQTCFDDPTPTGYRDAAIFAILRGSGVRRSEAVNLDLSDFEENTGAIQVRAGKGGKDRTVYLPESGLTVVSDWLSLRGYEAGPLLCHVNRGSRIVRRRLTSQAVLFILQKRGAQAFVANFSAHDFRRTFISELLDAGEDISTVQRLAGHANSDQTARYDRRGEETKRRAVQKLTIPGQRKKSPLLM, encoded by the coding sequence ATGCATGAAACCCTTGAAAACAGTACCTCCTCTTCCTTAGCCCTTGCCTCTCCCGTTCCCTTGATCGAACACCCCGCCCAAGTCTACTTGGCGACCCTTTCCCCTGGTTCCCGTCCAGCTATGCGCCAAGCTTTAAATGCGATCGCGCGATTATTAACCAACTCAAGTTGTGATGCGATGACTTTAAACTGGGCAGCACTGCGCTACAAACATACTGCGGCAGTCCGCTCTGTGTTGAGCGAAAAATATGCACCAGCTTATGTCAACAAAGTGCTGTCTGCTTTGCGGCGAGTTTTAAAAGAAGCCTTGCGGTTAGAGATAATGGATGCTGTTGATTTTGCTCGTGCTGTAGACATTCCCAACGTTAAAGTCACCAAGCAATTGCGGGGACGTGTCCTCACGGCAGAAGAAATCGCCCAATTAATGCAAACCTGTTTTGATGACCCTACCCCCACTGGTTATAGAGATGCTGCAATATTTGCAATACTCCGTGGATCTGGAGTCCGCCGCTCTGAAGCGGTGAATTTAGACTTGAGCGACTTTGAAGAGAATACCGGGGCAATACAGGTGCGTGCTGGCAAAGGTGGCAAAGATCGGACTGTGTACTTACCCGAAAGTGGTCTAACTGTCGTCTCGGATTGGTTGTCGCTTCGAGGGTACGAGGCAGGCCCCTTGCTGTGCCATGTCAACAGAGGCTCAAGGATAGTGCGGCGACGACTTACCTCTCAAGCAGTGCTATTTATTTTGCAAAAACGTGGCGCACAAGCCTTTGTTGCTAATTTCTCTGCTCATGATTTCCGGCGGACTTTCATTTCGGAGTTGCTCGATGCTGGTGAAGACATTTCTACAGTCCAAAGGTTAGCTGGACACGCAAACAGTGACCAGACTGCCAGATATGACCGTCGCGGTGAAGAAACTAAACGCCGTGCTGTCCAAAAGTTGACTATTCCAGGACAGAGGAAGAAATCTCCTCTATTGATGTAG
- a CDS encoding NB-ARC domain-containing protein encodes MSSNKNLDLEAVLEILEERVLQHTGRYLSPSEMVLIKGSWDGKDYKEIANDSGYNVHYLQTGVGTPLWTMLTEVVGEGVQVKKLTLRNILLRLAKKEYLKKLEASYQNVDPLIGTTRLYGDFPKIVSFYGRQNEISILKREVNIFKKRCIALIGIAGIGKSILVSKLIEEILLEDSNNYEYVVWKKINRSSTIDNLITELIETFNIEQAEDITLQRKLCLLLNYLQLHRCLLVLDGFEAIAPVNVFEKRLEYEDFFVGITQEKHQSCVIVTSQVPLKEIAYVNVNSSIVSIQIEGLEEDAAIQLMREKGIAGEKCKELIETYRGNPSELEAVSDRINRIFGGSIEKFFDYRTTVIGPRVEAMLNLQFGQNGLLTDLQKQVMVYLAEEMAKSSAFIPFSKLINDLKERLKLEVMSISKVISALEALEQRSLIEASRQSSKHELSYGMEPVVKKYILVDPYGLVYKSSNNKELTSYVQGQNSP; translated from the coding sequence ATGTCTTCAAACAAAAATTTAGACCTAGAAGCAGTACTAGAGATTTTAGAAGAGCGGGTGCTTCAGCATACCGGAAGATATTTGTCGCCCTCTGAAATGGTTTTAATCAAAGGGTCTTGGGATGGTAAAGACTATAAGGAAATAGCAAACGATTCGGGGTACAATGTGCATTATTTGCAGACTGGTGTAGGTACTCCGTTGTGGACAATGCTTACAGAAGTTGTTGGAGAGGGAGTACAAGTAAAAAAATTAACTTTAAGAAATATTTTGCTTAGACTAGCAAAAAAAGAATATTTGAAAAAGCTAGAAGCGTCATACCAAAATGTTGATCCTTTAATAGGAACAACTAGATTATATGGGGACTTTCCAAAAATAGTATCGTTTTATGGACGACAAAATGAAATAAGTATTTTAAAAAGGGAAGTCAATATTTTTAAAAAACGGTGTATAGCATTAATCGGAATTGCCGGGATTGGGAAAAGTATACTAGTGTCAAAGTTAATCGAAGAAATATTATTAGAAGATTCAAATAATTACGAATATGTAGTTTGGAAAAAAATTAACCGTTCTTCAACAATTGATAATTTAATTACTGAGCTAATTGAGACTTTTAATATAGAACAAGCAGAAGATATAACTCTTCAAAGGAAATTATGTTTATTGTTAAATTATTTGCAATTACATCGTTGTCTATTGGTTTTAGATGGTTTTGAAGCCATAGCGCCAGTAAATGTTTTTGAAAAAAGATTAGAATATGAAGATTTTTTTGTTGGGATCACCCAAGAAAAACATCAGAGTTGTGTAATTGTAACAAGCCAAGTGCCTTTAAAAGAAATTGCTTATGTGAATGTAAATTCATCTATTGTATCTATTCAAATAGAAGGTTTAGAAGAAGATGCAGCAATCCAGTTAATGCGTGAAAAGGGCATAGCTGGAGAAAAATGCAAAGAATTGATTGAAACATATCGTGGAAACCCGTCAGAACTAGAAGCTGTTTCTGACCGAATAAATCGCATTTTTGGGGGGAGTATAGAAAAATTTTTCGATTATAGGACTACTGTAATTGGCCCGCGAGTTGAGGCGATGTTAAATCTCCAATTTGGACAAAATGGGCTTTTAACTGATCTTCAAAAACAAGTAATGGTTTACTTAGCTGAGGAGATGGCAAAAAGTTCTGCTTTTATCCCTTTTTCAAAGCTTATTAATGATTTAAAAGAGCGATTAAAATTAGAAGTCATGTCAATTTCAAAGGTAATATCGGCTTTGGAAGCTTTAGAGCAACGTTCGTTAATTGAAGCCAGTAGGCAATCAAGTAAGCATGAACTCAGCTATGGTATGGAACCAGTTGTTAAGAAATACATCTTAGTAGATCCATACGGTTTAGTATATAAATCATCAAATAATAAAGAATTAACTAGTTATGTGCAGGGGCAAAACTCTCCGTGA
- a CDS encoding type II toxin-antitoxin system VapC family toxin — MYLLDTNICIALLNENPQAVTKFNRFFRQCYLSIIVVSELYKGVYCSQQVTKNLEILAQFTELLPVEPFGIEAAIEFGKIQSELRKIGKPTGEFDALIAAVARSRDDILVTNNIKDFINIPNLKLDNWLET; from the coding sequence ATGTATCTGCTAGATACCAATATTTGCATTGCACTGCTGAACGAAAATCCCCAAGCTGTTACTAAATTTAATCGCTTTTTCCGCCAATGCTATCTCTCTATCATTGTAGTTTCAGAACTATATAAAGGCGTTTATTGTTCTCAACAGGTAACCAAAAATCTAGAGATATTAGCACAGTTTACTGAATTACTACCAGTAGAACCATTTGGAATAGAAGCAGCTATCGAATTTGGCAAGATTCAAAGCGAACTCAGAAAAATTGGGAAACCAACCGGAGAATTTGATGCTTTGATTGCTGCTGTAGCTCGTTCTCGTGACGATATTCTTGTTACTAACAATATCAAAGATTTTATCAATATTCCCAACTTAAAATTAGATAACTGGTTAGAAACTTGA
- a CDS encoding DUF192 domain-containing protein produces the protein MEVTRQTAQTNIQTKQAQNPEKSLFFKILNIVGPIAGFTAALSPLPLYFWTRQPQYLPIGATFTSNNQTVQLELADDRKEYAHGLKFRDSIPENHGMLFVLNKPEKVKLWMQDTYIPLDMIFLQDGVIKSIVEAAPPCKTKICPKYDSIYPVNQVIELPANSTKTLNLKVGKKLHLDFNPNQTQN, from the coding sequence ATGGAAGTTACAAGACAAACCGCTCAAACCAACATTCAAACTAAACAAGCACAAAATCCAGAAAAAAGCCTGTTTTTCAAAATTCTCAATATCGTTGGGCCAATTGCTGGTTTTACTGCTGCTCTCTCACCCCTACCACTATACTTTTGGACTCGCCAGCCCCAGTACCTACCTATTGGTGCAACCTTTACCAGTAATAATCAAACAGTTCAACTCGAACTAGCAGACGATAGAAAAGAATATGCCCACGGACTCAAATTTCGTGACTCGATTCCCGAAAATCACGGAATGCTATTTGTCCTCAACAAACCTGAAAAAGTTAAACTTTGGATGCAGGATACGTATATTCCTTTAGATATGATATTTCTCCAAGATGGAGTTATTAAATCAATCGTAGAGGCGGCTCCCCCCTGCAAAACAAAAATCTGTCCTAAGTACGATTCCATCTATCCTGTTAACCAAGTTATCGAACTACCTGCTAACAGTACCAAAACCCTCAACCTCAAAGTAGGTAAGAAGCTCCATCTCGACTTCAACCCAAATCAAACGCAGAATTAG
- a CDS encoding DUF3854 domain-containing protein has translation MEYPNNLKRAEYHELLAGSAIHPALIKRNFFHIEGESVYDYLFISDKIPRKNAGRVTDGYIKMYQHLLLGGTWIQSLDPFKNWQPMEWGRIKPNFPRFDWEKGKPVKYESPPKTPNRVTYFDVANPIWDKVAKRYLIKRYHSLLALRLLDQLNPLIFWEWVKQHPEIPIILCEGEKKAACLLSMGFVAIALPGIWNGRVGKQDFDERLHPDLVPMTQAGRKFIILFDYETSSKTRWSVFQATVRTAKAIESAGCECEVALLPGPEKGVDDFVVARGEDANAGLTAIINDAKSLADYKRSYRAKKWGLSKYQPDVTVNVKYLSEALCIPELEEKCLRVPEQNDRKEGRRQRAEGIREEFDPGSNPAQFLATKSEIMVGDVRTCSMKSRALAQNSIPSASCLLPSAFLVEKEQLFTPSIKGHPSNKESIDSGKVDSDKSKKSPTFNFPLSGLVVLWSDMGTGKTELMRWWRDQNPDARFLNNGHRVNLLKNLAQRLQTAMYSDLGYTGLAQSQALSITIDSLHKLNTQSLTYGCIFIDEACQYLTHLLHSNTCRQHRAAILEVLEYIVYNAPLVVIADAHMDDLTVNFFLAMRPKGEVPYIIKNEWRNGSRTIYWYEGDNSSALVAQISAALMLGEKVMVASDSKRFIKKLDKSFTIKYEESSSSPSELGGEKGKGEGVKEELTDSSSLSPLPLTPYPARRASWRIWSVHSDNSGSDENVAFIKDITNAVKNFDALFTSPSLGTGVDISQYHFDLVFGVFHGVSQTATECAQQLYRYRPKVPFHIWVAPRPPGGYKDTNASKIKERLLQTNEMTAFLLRIDRETGKRGAEKDWALEAYCQIMANRHYSLNNLRDDLRSLLTEMGNTFIYVGSDNDTQSLESLKAAAQALDSAHNSAVAKAKNITLSEYRARQSKDYLDPLEIFECEKFRISDSYGIEVTESLVEMDKGGRLIRAIAGLEAILAPPEESFTDPKTGQIYPTPPTIVTQKDRTERDNLPLCIDWGNYSARWLARFNLGLHQILTSLVKGDEVTADDSTLLKMTAIAKNCAAHVKAILGFTIPSDCKPIWLLATLVEQLGLKLTFRKQGKRGQQVKLFSLSKEELEFAMHVIAHRVEKRNQKENRTYYAAQTPAAYSVSSNQQPVSTPPPDAIGNSHCQGEDTTAFESPPTDRITLLHCVEILRSGISRGVDAIKGILKRWQSDLRWETVLELEAIASSELRLVEAQVPEFYALLNEEVLPMEG, from the coding sequence ATTGAATACCCAAACAATCTCAAGAGAGCCGAGTACCATGAGTTGCTAGCTGGTAGCGCCATTCATCCGGCGCTGATTAAGCGCAACTTCTTCCACATTGAAGGAGAATCAGTTTATGACTACCTGTTCATCTCCGACAAAATCCCTCGGAAAAATGCAGGTAGAGTCACGGATGGATACATAAAAATGTATCAGCACCTATTACTGGGTGGGACGTGGATTCAGTCCCTTGACCCATTCAAGAACTGGCAACCGATGGAGTGGGGGCGGATTAAGCCCAACTTTCCACGCTTTGATTGGGAAAAAGGTAAACCAGTTAAATACGAGTCGCCACCCAAAACCCCCAACCGCGTTACCTACTTTGATGTCGCTAACCCCATCTGGGACAAAGTTGCAAAACGCTATTTAATTAAGCGCTATCATTCACTTTTGGCCCTGCGCTTACTGGATCAACTCAATCCGCTAATATTTTGGGAGTGGGTAAAGCAGCACCCAGAAATTCCCATTATTTTATGCGAAGGGGAAAAAAAGGCAGCTTGCTTGCTCAGTATGGGCTTTGTAGCGATCGCACTTCCTGGAATTTGGAACGGGCGCGTGGGCAAACAAGATTTTGATGAACGGTTGCATCCTGACTTAGTACCAATGACTCAGGCGGGGCGCAAGTTCATTATATTATTTGATTACGAAACTTCTTCTAAAACCAGGTGGTCGGTGTTTCAAGCCACTGTTCGCACTGCAAAAGCAATCGAATCGGCTGGTTGTGAATGTGAAGTTGCGCTGTTACCAGGTCCAGAGAAAGGTGTTGATGATTTTGTTGTGGCGCGGGGCGAAGATGCTAACGCAGGACTTACCGCAATCATCAATGATGCTAAATCACTTGCTGATTACAAGCGCTCGTATCGGGCTAAAAAATGGGGGTTAAGCAAGTACCAGCCGGATGTCACTGTTAATGTTAAGTATCTCTCTGAGGCTTTGTGCATTCCTGAACTTGAAGAAAAATGCTTGAGAGTGCCTGAGCAAAATGATCGTAAAGAAGGCAGGAGGCAGAGGGCAGAAGGCATTCGTGAAGAATTTGACCCTGGCTCTAACCCCGCCCAATTCTTGGCCACCAAATCAGAGATTATGGTGGGGGACGTCAGAACATGTTCCATGAAGTCACGGGCTTTAGCGCAAAACAGTATTCCTTCTGCCTCCTGCCTCCTGCCCTCTGCCTTTCTTGTTGAAAAGGAACAACTTTTCACGCCATCTATAAAAGGACATCCTTCAAACAAGGAGTCTATCGATTCTGGCAAAGTTGATTCAGACAAATCGAAGAAATCCCCTACCTTCAATTTCCCTTTATCAGGACTAGTCGTACTCTGGAGCGACATGGGTACAGGCAAAACTGAACTTATGCGCTGGTGGCGTGACCAAAACCCCGACGCGCGGTTCCTCAACAATGGGCATCGGGTTAACTTGTTGAAAAATCTTGCCCAACGCTTGCAGACTGCCATGTACTCCGACTTGGGTTACACAGGTTTAGCCCAGTCCCAAGCCCTTAGTATTACTATTGACAGCTTGCATAAGCTGAATACTCAGTCTCTCACCTACGGCTGCATATTTATTGATGAAGCCTGCCAATACCTCACCCACTTACTGCATAGTAATACTTGCAGACAACACCGTGCAGCAATCCTAGAAGTACTGGAATATATAGTATACAACGCGCCGTTAGTGGTGATTGCCGATGCACACATGGATGATTTAACGGTAAACTTCTTTCTTGCAATGCGACCCAAAGGTGAAGTACCTTACATCATTAAAAACGAGTGGCGAAACGGTTCACGCACAATTTATTGGTACGAGGGGGATAATTCTAGCGCTCTAGTCGCCCAAATCTCGGCGGCGCTGATGCTTGGAGAAAAAGTTATGGTTGCAAGTGATTCTAAGCGTTTTATCAAAAAACTCGACAAATCCTTTACAATCAAATACGAAGAATCTAGTAGTTCGCCAAGTGAACTTGGCGGGGAAAAGGGTAAAGGGGAAGGGGTAAAGGAAGAATTAACAGATTCCTCCTCCCTTTCCCCCTTACCCCTTACCCCTTACCCAGCCCGTAGGGCTTCATGGCGCATCTGGTCGGTTCATTCCGATAATTCTGGCAGTGATGAGAATGTCGCTTTCATCAAAGATATCACCAACGCCGTCAAAAACTTTGATGCCTTGTTCACCTCTCCCAGTCTCGGTACTGGTGTCGATATTTCCCAGTATCATTTTGACTTAGTATTTGGCGTGTTTCACGGCGTTTCCCAAACTGCTACTGAATGCGCCCAGCAGTTGTACCGCTATCGCCCGAAAGTCCCGTTTCATATTTGGGTGGCCCCGCGTCCTCCTGGAGGTTACAAGGATACAAACGCATCCAAGATTAAAGAGCGCTTGCTCCAAACCAATGAAATGACCGCTTTTCTGTTGCGAATTGACAGAGAAACGGGTAAGCGGGGAGCGGAGAAAGATTGGGCGCTTGAGGCTTACTGCCAAATTATGGCTAACCGCCACTATTCTCTCAATAATTTGCGCGATGACTTGCGATCGCTTCTCACAGAAATGGGCAATACATTTATATATGTGGGCAGTGATAATGATACTCAATCCCTTGAAAGTCTTAAAGCAGCAGCACAAGCTTTGGATAGTGCCCACAATTCGGCTGTTGCCAAGGCCAAGAATATTACTTTGAGCGAGTACCGTGCCCGTCAAAGCAAAGATTACCTTGACCCTTTAGAAATTTTTGAATGTGAAAAGTTTCGCATTTCTGATTCTTACGGCATCGAAGTAACCGAATCACTCGTAGAAATGGATAAAGGTGGCCGCTTAATTAGAGCGATCGCTGGACTTGAGGCAATTTTAGCCCCACCCGAAGAATCGTTTACTGACCCCAAAACTGGGCAAATTTATCCTACACCACCAACAATTGTCACCCAAAAAGACCGCACCGAGCGCGACAATCTACCTTTGTGCATCGACTGGGGCAATTACTCGGCACGGTGGCTGGCTAGATTTAACCTGGGGCTGCATCAAATTCTCACTTCTTTAGTGAAGGGTGATGAAGTTACCGCCGACGATTCCACCTTACTCAAGATGACGGCGATCGCTAAAAACTGCGCTGCTCACGTCAAAGCAATTCTTGGGTTTACTATTCCCAGTGACTGTAAACCTATTTGGTTGCTAGCTACTTTAGTAGAGCAGCTGGGGCTAAAACTGACTTTCCGCAAGCAAGGTAAACGGGGGCAACAGGTGAAACTTTTCTCTTTATCTAAAGAGGAATTAGAATTTGCAATGCATGTAATTGCTCATCGTGTGGAAAAGCGTAATCAAAAAGAAAATCGAACCTATTATGCTGCTCAAACCCCTGCTGCGTATAGTGTAAGCTCTAATCAGCAGCCCGTATCCACACCCCCCCCTGATGCTATAGGGAACTCCCATTGCCAAGGGGAGGATACTACCGCATTTGAGTCGCCTCCGACAGATCGCATTACACTACTCCACTGCGTAGAAATACTTCGCTCTGGTATTTCTCGTGGAGTGGACGCAATTAAAGGCATTCTCAAACGATGGCAGAGTGATTTGCGCTGGGAGACGGTGCTGGAACTAGAGGCGATCGCCTCTAGTGAACTGCGGCTTGTGGAAGCTCAAGTTCCTGAATTTTACGCCTTGCTGAATGAAGAAGTGTTGCCGATGGAGGGATAA
- a CDS encoding serine/threonine-protein kinase, which translates to MSYCINLLCSRRHNPEDTENCLACGNPLLIDGRIRLLRPLRSLDEDSSTYTDVFEVEDVEPSWGAKSRIRVMKVLRWSDPKLVRLVQRESLILQTLYHPGIPKCGVDDYFTFTLKDDRLVLHCLVMEKVEGENLQQWLKTYGKIHQKVALDWLTQLVDIIESVHRSGFFHRDIKPENIIYQPDGQLALVDFGAARQITTTYLAKVGASGVNKRTRFSSGYEVTVVRTIRFSPLEQLNGQALPQSDFYALGRTFVNLLTGISLLEFPVDQNTGRLIWRDRAPQIDKPFADLLDDMMAPFPGQRPQTTQVILERLQRLPFKLKLNRFLVSNIFKCFLAGSLIATINSSFKQINLALSAYYFNQAGHYMNEPEIAKKYYKLALIYNPKDDEIYNNLAVACQVTQDLTCAIENYQKAFELKPNAWELHYNLGNFYDEQGQYDQAEQQYKLSIKYGKNQPMNAVNNLSRLKNIQEKYSEAAQLALEGLKGTSDPVWQAALYKNLGWARFKQQRYTEAKDYLQKSVKLDSRRVDAHCLLAKTQEALGDLENARVHWEVCLISNNSGLPEISEWKQQILQRIFQQID; encoded by the coding sequence GTGAGCTACTGTATAAATCTCTTATGTAGTAGGCGGCATAATCCTGAAGATACTGAAAATTGTTTAGCTTGTGGTAATCCCTTACTAATAGATGGGCGCATTCGTTTACTGCGCCCATTGCGTTCTTTGGATGAAGATTCATCTACATATACAGATGTTTTTGAGGTTGAAGACGTTGAGCCGTCATGGGGGGCAAAATCTAGAATCAGAGTAATGAAAGTACTAAGGTGGAGCGATCCTAAATTAGTTCGTCTAGTTCAGAGAGAATCACTTATATTACAGACGTTATATCATCCAGGAATTCCTAAGTGCGGTGTGGATGACTATTTCACTTTTACACTTAAGGATGATCGTCTAGTATTGCACTGTTTAGTAATGGAAAAAGTTGAAGGGGAAAATCTACAACAGTGGTTAAAAACGTATGGAAAAATTCATCAGAAAGTAGCATTGGATTGGTTAACACAACTAGTTGATATTATTGAATCTGTACACCGCTCTGGCTTCTTTCATAGAGATATTAAACCAGAAAATATTATCTATCAACCTGATGGTCAACTGGCACTTGTTGATTTTGGAGCAGCCAGACAAATTACCACAACATATTTAGCAAAAGTTGGCGCTAGTGGAGTGAATAAAAGAACACGTTTTAGTAGCGGATATGAAGTAACAGTTGTTAGAACAATTCGATTTTCTCCACTTGAACAACTTAACGGTCAAGCATTGCCCCAATCAGACTTTTATGCTTTGGGGCGAACTTTTGTGAATTTATTAACGGGGATATCACTGTTGGAATTTCCAGTAGATCAAAATACAGGAAGACTAATCTGGAGAGATAGAGCACCACAAATTGATAAGCCTTTTGCTGATTTACTTGATGACATGATGGCTCCTTTTCCAGGACAGCGCCCACAGACGACTCAAGTAATATTGGAACGTTTGCAGCGTTTACCATTTAAATTAAAACTTAATCGCTTTTTGGTTTCAAATATATTTAAATGCTTTTTAGCAGGCTCATTGATAGCAACTATTAATAGTAGTTTTAAACAGATTAATCTTGCTTTATCTGCTTACTACTTTAATCAAGCTGGACATTATATGAATGAACCTGAAATAGCTAAAAAATATTATAAGCTAGCATTAATTTACAATCCTAAAGATGATGAAATATATAATAACTTGGCAGTAGCTTGCCAGGTAACTCAGGACTTAACCTGTGCAATTGAGAACTATCAAAAAGCTTTTGAACTCAAGCCTAATGCTTGGGAACTGCACTATAATCTCGGTAATTTTTACGATGAGCAAGGCCAATATGACCAAGCAGAGCAGCAATACAAGTTATCGATTAAGTACGGCAAGAATCAACCGATGAATGCTGTCAACAATTTATCACGGCTCAAAAATATACAAGAAAAATACTCTGAGGCAGCACAACTAGCACTTGAAGGATTGAAAGGTACTTCAGATCCAGTATGGCAAGCAGCCTTGTACAAAAATCTAGGCTGGGCAAGATTCAAACAACAGCGTTACACAGAGGCCAAAGATTACTTGCAGAAATCGGTGAAATTAGATTCTCGAAGAGTAGATGCTCACTGCTTGTTAGCAAAAACACAAGAAGCGTTAGGTGACTTGGAGAATGCTAGGGTACATTGGGAAGTTTGTTTAATATCAAATAATTCTGGTCTACCAGAAATCTCAGAATGGAAACAACAAATTCTACAGCGCATTTTCCAACAAATTGACTAA